The following proteins come from a genomic window of Purpureocillium takamizusanense chromosome 13, complete sequence:
- the IKS1 gene encoding putative serine/threonine-protein kinase iks1 (COG:T~EggNog:ENOG503NXZF) yields MSLIPYHPREGREIVLRHHSSLVVRDPDSQRLEIRRTECPTCHQPLGRAASPERSFDRQYDLNHEYVNPDYFRMLRAGNHSFHSANGPPSPVRRLAQSALVSDHSRDSTPVAESVGDDAEFLSSAPGVGQAEGSRIRREAFSPNYFKTFFVEETVLGRGGKGVVLLVRHEIDGCQLGHFACKRVPVGDDHAWLEKVLIEVELLAKLSHPNLVSYRHVWLEDVQLTRFGPSVACAFILQQYCNSGDLHQYVVGGVPREATKEELKAQMRRRSKGQAELPRNLLNSRPQLSFEDIYSLFKDVTSGVAYLHAANYIHRDLKPSNCLLHKEGGKMRCLISDFGEVQPENVVRKSTGSTGTISYCAPEVLKMDATGQYGNFTTKSDMFSLGMILYFMCFGRLPYQGANAIQEELEDIDQLRDEIMDWKGFQDERRERPDLPPRLYKLLKKLLSLDPAERPSANEVLTAMRSETNFDGVTRGDRAPNATPLRGMRVQNLDSPVSAGTPVPDPRKERPLSGDNSHDEANPWRQATEREPDRRGRPGLSQHRNSGSAEAPGVLDFEPGHEHGRDSHKMLEGGGPHSPPLLLAPPRTRMEEAQYLVAGMLERMLNTVGLRPEFVSYVVRLGLFLLKMATLGRPCWPYAARLEVSIPLVVVATLELGLPTISSITEARRGSQAGDLLRAHYPSASLGTSMTLLAFHFAVLWLAQRWNALCVAVPGDDWTDW; encoded by the exons ATGTCACTGATACCCTACCATCCGCGTGAGGGCCGCGAGATTGTTCT CCGCCACCACAGTTCTCTCGTCGTCCGCGACCCCGATTCCCAGCGCCTGGAGATTCGCCGTACCGAATGCCCGACATGCCACCAGCCGCTTGGTCGTGCCGCCTCCCCCGAGCGCTCCTTTGATCGGCAGTATGACTTGAACCACGAATATGTCAACCCCGACTACTTTCGCATGCTCCGTGCTGGCAACCACAGCTTCCACAGTGCAAACGGTCCTCCCAGCCCAGTCCGTAGGCTCGCCCAGTCCGCCCTTGTGAGCGACCACTCCCGCGACTCGACACCCGTCGCCGAGTccgtcggtgacgatgccgagtTCCTCTCCAGCGCCCCGGGCGTGGGCCAGGCCGAAGGCAGCAGGATTCGCCGCGAAGCCTTTAGCCCCAACTACTTCAAAACCTTCTTTGTAGAGGAaaccgtcctcggccgtggaGGCAAGGGCGTTGTCCTGCTTGTCAGGCACGAAATCGACGGCTGTCAGCTTGGTCATTTCGCCTGTAAACGCGTtcccgtcggcgacgaccacgCCTGGCTCGAGAAGGTCCTCATCGAGGTCGAACTGCTCGCCAAGCTGTCCCACCCGAACCTCGTGTCGTATCGTCACGTCTGGCTCGAGGACGTCCAGCTCACACGGTTCGGCCCCAGCGTCGCCTGCGCCTTCATTCTTCAGCAGTACTGCAACAGCGGCGATCTCCACCAGTacgttgttggcggcgtccCCAGGGAAGCcaccaaggaggagctcaaggcccagATGCGCCGTCGCTCCAAGGGCCAGGCCGAGCTGCCTCGCAATCTCCTCAACAGCAGGCCCCAGCTTTCGTTCGAGGATATCTATTCCCTGTTCAAGGACGTAACTTCGGGAGTCGCCTATCTCCACGCCGCCAACTATATCCATCGCGACCTCAAACCGAGTAATTGTCTGCTGCACAAGGAAGGCGGCAAGATGAGGTGCCTCATCAGCGACTTTGGAGAAGTGCAGCCCGAGAATGTCGTCCGCAAGTCCACCGGCTCCACCGGAACAATTTCCTACTGCGCACCGGAGGTCCTCAAGATGGATGCAACCGGCCAGTACGGCAACTTTACCACCAAGTCAGACATGTTCTCTCTGGGCATGATTCTCTACTTCATGTGCTTCGGTCGTCTCCCCTACCAAGGGGCTAACGCCATTCAAGAAGAGCTGGAGGACATTGACCAACTCCGTGACGAGATCATGGACTGGAAGGGCTTCCAGGatgagcgccgcgagcgtcCTGACTTGCCACCCAGACTGTATAAGCTGCTCAAGAAATTGCTTTCACTGGACCCCGCTGAGCGGCCGAGCGCAAATGAGGTATTGACTGCCATGAGGAGCGAGACGAATTTTGATGGCGTCACCAGGGGAGACAGGGCTCCGAACGCGACTCCGCTGCGAGGCATGCGAGTTCAAAATCTTGACTCGCCCGTTTCTGCCGGGACACCGGTACCAG ATCCTCGTAAGGAGCGGCCCCTTAGTGGCGACAATTCCCACGACGAGGCAAATCCCTGGCGCCAGGCCACAGAAAGGGAACCTgaccgccgaggacggcctgGTCTATCCCAGCATCGTAATTCCGGCTCCGCGGAGGCTCCTGGCGTTCTCGATTTTGAGCCAGGCCACGAGCACGGGCGCGATTCTCACAAAATgttggagggcggcggtccGCATTCGCCtccgttgttgttggcgccTCCCCGAACTCGCATGGAGGAGGCCCAATACCTGGTAGCGGGGATGCTTGAGCGCATGCTCAACACTGTTGGTCTCAGACCCGAGTTCGTGAGCTACGTGGTCCGACTAGGGCTTTTTCTTTTGAAGATGGCTACTTTGGggcggccgtgctggccgtATGCTGCCAGACTCGAAGTAAGCATaccgctcgtcgtcgtagcgACCCTCGAGCTGGGCTTGCCTACCATCTCTTCTATTACCGAGGCTCGCAGAGGCTCACAAGCGGGGGACCTGCTCCGAGCCCACTACCCATCGGCCAGTCTCGGCACGAGCATGACTTTACTTGCGTTTCATTTTGCTGTTCTCTGGCTGGCGCAAAGGTGGAATGCTCTGTGTGTCGCTGTTCCAGGAGATGACTGGACTGACTGGTAG
- the IKS1 gene encoding putative serine/threonine-protein kinase iks1, variant 2 (TransMembrane:3 (o614-632i644-664o684-703i)~COG:T~EggNog:ENOG503NXZF), giving the protein MSLIPYHPREGREIVLRHHSSLVVRDPDSQRLEIRRTECPTCHQPLGRAASPERSFDRQYDLNHEYVNPDYFRMLRAGNHSFHSANGPPSPVRRLAQSALVSDHSRDSTPVAESVGDDAEFLSSAPGVGQAEGSRIRREAFSPNYFKTFFVEETVLGRGGKGVVLLVRHEIDGCQLGHFACKRVPVGDDHAWLEKVLIEVELLAKLSHPNLVSYRHVWLEDVQLTRFGPSVACAFILQQYCNSGDLHQYVVGGVPREATKEELKAQMRRRSKGQAELPRNLLNSRPQLSFEDIYSLFKDVTSGVAYLHAANYIHRDLKPSNCLLHKEGGKMRCLISDFGEVQPENVVRKSTGSTGTISYCAPEVLKMDATGQYGNFTTKSDMFSLGMILYFMCFGRLPYQGANAIQEELEDIDQLRDEIMDWKGFQDERRERPDLPPRLYKLLKKLLSLDPAERPSANEVLTAMRSETNFDGVTRGDRAPNATPLRGMRVQNLDSPVSAGTPVPDPRKERPLSGDNSHDEANPWRQATEREPDRRGRPGLSQHRNSGSAEAPGVLDFEPGHEHGRDSHKMLEGGGPHSPPLLLAPPRTRMEEAQYLVAGMLERMLNTVGLRPEFVSYVVRLGLFLLKMATLGRPCWPYAARLERTDSCVYGDPPALVMQQAGQGQQLL; this is encoded by the exons ATGTCACTGATACCCTACCATCCGCGTGAGGGCCGCGAGATTGTTCT CCGCCACCACAGTTCTCTCGTCGTCCGCGACCCCGATTCCCAGCGCCTGGAGATTCGCCGTACCGAATGCCCGACATGCCACCAGCCGCTTGGTCGTGCCGCCTCCCCCGAGCGCTCCTTTGATCGGCAGTATGACTTGAACCACGAATATGTCAACCCCGACTACTTTCGCATGCTCCGTGCTGGCAACCACAGCTTCCACAGTGCAAACGGTCCTCCCAGCCCAGTCCGTAGGCTCGCCCAGTCCGCCCTTGTGAGCGACCACTCCCGCGACTCGACACCCGTCGCCGAGTccgtcggtgacgatgccgagtTCCTCTCCAGCGCCCCGGGCGTGGGCCAGGCCGAAGGCAGCAGGATTCGCCGCGAAGCCTTTAGCCCCAACTACTTCAAAACCTTCTTTGTAGAGGAaaccgtcctcggccgtggaGGCAAGGGCGTTGTCCTGCTTGTCAGGCACGAAATCGACGGCTGTCAGCTTGGTCATTTCGCCTGTAAACGCGTtcccgtcggcgacgaccacgCCTGGCTCGAGAAGGTCCTCATCGAGGTCGAACTGCTCGCCAAGCTGTCCCACCCGAACCTCGTGTCGTATCGTCACGTCTGGCTCGAGGACGTCCAGCTCACACGGTTCGGCCCCAGCGTCGCCTGCGCCTTCATTCTTCAGCAGTACTGCAACAGCGGCGATCTCCACCAGTacgttgttggcggcgtccCCAGGGAAGCcaccaaggaggagctcaaggcccagATGCGCCGTCGCTCCAAGGGCCAGGCCGAGCTGCCTCGCAATCTCCTCAACAGCAGGCCCCAGCTTTCGTTCGAGGATATCTATTCCCTGTTCAAGGACGTAACTTCGGGAGTCGCCTATCTCCACGCCGCCAACTATATCCATCGCGACCTCAAACCGAGTAATTGTCTGCTGCACAAGGAAGGCGGCAAGATGAGGTGCCTCATCAGCGACTTTGGAGAAGTGCAGCCCGAGAATGTCGTCCGCAAGTCCACCGGCTCCACCGGAACAATTTCCTACTGCGCACCGGAGGTCCTCAAGATGGATGCAACCGGCCAGTACGGCAACTTTACCACCAAGTCAGACATGTTCTCTCTGGGCATGATTCTCTACTTCATGTGCTTCGGTCGTCTCCCCTACCAAGGGGCTAACGCCATTCAAGAAGAGCTGGAGGACATTGACCAACTCCGTGACGAGATCATGGACTGGAAGGGCTTCCAGGatgagcgccgcgagcgtcCTGACTTGCCACCCAGACTGTATAAGCTGCTCAAGAAATTGCTTTCACTGGACCCCGCTGAGCGGCCGAGCGCAAATGAGGTATTGACTGCCATGAGGAGCGAGACGAATTTTGATGGCGTCACCAGGGGAGACAGGGCTCCGAACGCGACTCCGCTGCGAGGCATGCGAGTTCAAAATCTTGACTCGCCCGTTTCTGCCGGGACACCGGTACCAG ATCCTCGTAAGGAGCGGCCCCTTAGTGGCGACAATTCCCACGACGAGGCAAATCCCTGGCGCCAGGCCACAGAAAGGGAACCTgaccgccgaggacggcctgGTCTATCCCAGCATCGTAATTCCGGCTCCGCGGAGGCTCCTGGCGTTCTCGATTTTGAGCCAGGCCACGAGCACGGGCGCGATTCTCACAAAATgttggagggcggcggtccGCATTCGCCtccgttgttgttggcgccTCCCCGAACTCGCATGGAGGAGGCCCAATACCTGGTAGCGGGGATGCTTGAGCGCATGCTCAACACTGTTGGTCTCAGACCCGAGTTCGTGAGCTACGTGGTCCGACTAGGGCTTTTTCTTTTGAAGATGGCTACTTTGGggcggccgtgctggccgtATGCTGCCAGACTCGAA CGAACTGACTCATGCGTCTATGGAGACCCCCCAGCGCTCGTTATGCAACAAGCAGGCCAGGGACAACAATTATTATAA
- the IKS1 gene encoding putative serine/threonine-protein kinase iks1, variant 3 (COG:T~EggNog:ENOG503NXZF), which yields MLRAGNHSFHSANGPPSPVRRLAQSALVSDHSRDSTPVAESVGDDAEFLSSAPGVGQAEGSRIRREAFSPNYFKTFFVEETVLGRGGKGVVLLVRHEIDGCQLGHFACKRVPVGDDHAWLEKVLIEVELLAKLSHPNLVSYRHVWLEDVQLTRFGPSVACAFILQQYCNSGDLHQYVVGGVPREATKEELKAQMRRRSKGQAELPRNLLNSRPQLSFEDIYSLFKDVTSGVAYLHAANYIHRDLKPSNCLLHKEGGKMRCLISDFGEVQPENVVRKSTGSTGTISYCAPEVLKMDATGQYGNFTTKSDMFSLGMILYFMCFGRLPYQGANAIQEELEDIDQLRDEIMDWKGFQDERRERPDLPPRLYKLLKKLLSLDPAERPSANEVLTAMRSETNFDGVTRGDRAPNATPLRGMRVQNLDSPVSAGTPVPDPRKERPLSGDNSHDEANPWRQATEREPDRRGRPGLSQHRNSGSAEAPGVLDFEPGHEHGRDSHKMLEGGGPHSPPLLLAPPRTRMEEAQYLVAGMLERMLNTVGLRPEFVSYVVRLGLFLLKMATLGRPCWPYAARLEVSIPLVVVATLELGLPTISSITEARRGSQAGDLLRAHYPSASLGTSMTLLAFHFAVLWLAQRWNALCVAVPGDDWTDW from the exons ATGCTCCGTGCTGGCAACCACAGCTTCCACAGTGCAAACGGTCCTCCCAGCCCAGTCCGTAGGCTCGCCCAGTCCGCCCTTGTGAGCGACCACTCCCGCGACTCGACACCCGTCGCCGAGTccgtcggtgacgatgccgagtTCCTCTCCAGCGCCCCGGGCGTGGGCCAGGCCGAAGGCAGCAGGATTCGCCGCGAAGCCTTTAGCCCCAACTACTTCAAAACCTTCTTTGTAGAGGAaaccgtcctcggccgtggaGGCAAGGGCGTTGTCCTGCTTGTCAGGCACGAAATCGACGGCTGTCAGCTTGGTCATTTCGCCTGTAAACGCGTtcccgtcggcgacgaccacgCCTGGCTCGAGAAGGTCCTCATCGAGGTCGAACTGCTCGCCAAGCTGTCCCACCCGAACCTCGTGTCGTATCGTCACGTCTGGCTCGAGGACGTCCAGCTCACACGGTTCGGCCCCAGCGTCGCCTGCGCCTTCATTCTTCAGCAGTACTGCAACAGCGGCGATCTCCACCAGTacgttgttggcggcgtccCCAGGGAAGCcaccaaggaggagctcaaggcccagATGCGCCGTCGCTCCAAGGGCCAGGCCGAGCTGCCTCGCAATCTCCTCAACAGCAGGCCCCAGCTTTCGTTCGAGGATATCTATTCCCTGTTCAAGGACGTAACTTCGGGAGTCGCCTATCTCCACGCCGCCAACTATATCCATCGCGACCTCAAACCGAGTAATTGTCTGCTGCACAAGGAAGGCGGCAAGATGAGGTGCCTCATCAGCGACTTTGGAGAAGTGCAGCCCGAGAATGTCGTCCGCAAGTCCACCGGCTCCACCGGAACAATTTCCTACTGCGCACCGGAGGTCCTCAAGATGGATGCAACCGGCCAGTACGGCAACTTTACCACCAAGTCAGACATGTTCTCTCTGGGCATGATTCTCTACTTCATGTGCTTCGGTCGTCTCCCCTACCAAGGGGCTAACGCCATTCAAGAAGAGCTGGAGGACATTGACCAACTCCGTGACGAGATCATGGACTGGAAGGGCTTCCAGGatgagcgccgcgagcgtcCTGACTTGCCACCCAGACTGTATAAGCTGCTCAAGAAATTGCTTTCACTGGACCCCGCTGAGCGGCCGAGCGCAAATGAGGTATTGACTGCCATGAGGAGCGAGACGAATTTTGATGGCGTCACCAGGGGAGACAGGGCTCCGAACGCGACTCCGCTGCGAGGCATGCGAGTTCAAAATCTTGACTCGCCCGTTTCTGCCGGGACACCGGTACCAG ATCCTCGTAAGGAGCGGCCCCTTAGTGGCGACAATTCCCACGACGAGGCAAATCCCTGGCGCCAGGCCACAGAAAGGGAACCTgaccgccgaggacggcctgGTCTATCCCAGCATCGTAATTCCGGCTCCGCGGAGGCTCCTGGCGTTCTCGATTTTGAGCCAGGCCACGAGCACGGGCGCGATTCTCACAAAATgttggagggcggcggtccGCATTCGCCtccgttgttgttggcgccTCCCCGAACTCGCATGGAGGAGGCCCAATACCTGGTAGCGGGGATGCTTGAGCGCATGCTCAACACTGTTGGTCTCAGACCCGAGTTCGTGAGCTACGTGGTCCGACTAGGGCTTTTTCTTTTGAAGATGGCTACTTTGGggcggccgtgctggccgtATGCTGCCAGACTCGAAGTAAGCATaccgctcgtcgtcgtagcgACCCTCGAGCTGGGCTTGCCTACCATCTCTTCTATTACCGAGGCTCGCAGAGGCTCACAAGCGGGGGACCTGCTCCGAGCCCACTACCCATCGGCCAGTCTCGGCACGAGCATGACTTTACTTGCGTTTCATTTTGCTGTTCTCTGGCTGGCGCAAAGGTGGAATGCTCTGTGTGTCGCTGTTCCAGGAGATGACTGGACTGACTGGTAG
- the IKS1 gene encoding putative serine/threonine-protein kinase iks1, variant 4 (TransMembrane:3 (o541-559i571-591o611-630i)~COG:T~EggNog:ENOG503NXZF), whose translation MLRAGNHSFHSANGPPSPVRRLAQSALVSDHSRDSTPVAESVGDDAEFLSSAPGVGQAEGSRIRREAFSPNYFKTFFVEETVLGRGGKGVVLLVRHEIDGCQLGHFACKRVPVGDDHAWLEKVLIEVELLAKLSHPNLVSYRHVWLEDVQLTRFGPSVACAFILQQYCNSGDLHQYVVGGVPREATKEELKAQMRRRSKGQAELPRNLLNSRPQLSFEDIYSLFKDVTSGVAYLHAANYIHRDLKPSNCLLHKEGGKMRCLISDFGEVQPENVVRKSTGSTGTISYCAPEVLKMDATGQYGNFTTKSDMFSLGMILYFMCFGRLPYQGANAIQEELEDIDQLRDEIMDWKGFQDERRERPDLPPRLYKLLKKLLSLDPAERPSANEVLTAMRSETNFDGVTRGDRAPNATPLRGMRVQNLDSPVSAGTPVPDPRKERPLSGDNSHDEANPWRQATEREPDRRGRPGLSQHRNSGSAEAPGVLDFEPGHEHGRDSHKMLEGGGPHSPPLLLAPPRTRMEEAQYLVAGMLERMLNTVGLRPEFVSYVVRLGLFLLKMATLGRPCWPYAARLERTDSCVYGDPPALVMQQAGQGQQLL comes from the exons ATGCTCCGTGCTGGCAACCACAGCTTCCACAGTGCAAACGGTCCTCCCAGCCCAGTCCGTAGGCTCGCCCAGTCCGCCCTTGTGAGCGACCACTCCCGCGACTCGACACCCGTCGCCGAGTccgtcggtgacgatgccgagtTCCTCTCCAGCGCCCCGGGCGTGGGCCAGGCCGAAGGCAGCAGGATTCGCCGCGAAGCCTTTAGCCCCAACTACTTCAAAACCTTCTTTGTAGAGGAaaccgtcctcggccgtggaGGCAAGGGCGTTGTCCTGCTTGTCAGGCACGAAATCGACGGCTGTCAGCTTGGTCATTTCGCCTGTAAACGCGTtcccgtcggcgacgaccacgCCTGGCTCGAGAAGGTCCTCATCGAGGTCGAACTGCTCGCCAAGCTGTCCCACCCGAACCTCGTGTCGTATCGTCACGTCTGGCTCGAGGACGTCCAGCTCACACGGTTCGGCCCCAGCGTCGCCTGCGCCTTCATTCTTCAGCAGTACTGCAACAGCGGCGATCTCCACCAGTacgttgttggcggcgtccCCAGGGAAGCcaccaaggaggagctcaaggcccagATGCGCCGTCGCTCCAAGGGCCAGGCCGAGCTGCCTCGCAATCTCCTCAACAGCAGGCCCCAGCTTTCGTTCGAGGATATCTATTCCCTGTTCAAGGACGTAACTTCGGGAGTCGCCTATCTCCACGCCGCCAACTATATCCATCGCGACCTCAAACCGAGTAATTGTCTGCTGCACAAGGAAGGCGGCAAGATGAGGTGCCTCATCAGCGACTTTGGAGAAGTGCAGCCCGAGAATGTCGTCCGCAAGTCCACCGGCTCCACCGGAACAATTTCCTACTGCGCACCGGAGGTCCTCAAGATGGATGCAACCGGCCAGTACGGCAACTTTACCACCAAGTCAGACATGTTCTCTCTGGGCATGATTCTCTACTTCATGTGCTTCGGTCGTCTCCCCTACCAAGGGGCTAACGCCATTCAAGAAGAGCTGGAGGACATTGACCAACTCCGTGACGAGATCATGGACTGGAAGGGCTTCCAGGatgagcgccgcgagcgtcCTGACTTGCCACCCAGACTGTATAAGCTGCTCAAGAAATTGCTTTCACTGGACCCCGCTGAGCGGCCGAGCGCAAATGAGGTATTGACTGCCATGAGGAGCGAGACGAATTTTGATGGCGTCACCAGGGGAGACAGGGCTCCGAACGCGACTCCGCTGCGAGGCATGCGAGTTCAAAATCTTGACTCGCCCGTTTCTGCCGGGACACCGGTACCAG ATCCTCGTAAGGAGCGGCCCCTTAGTGGCGACAATTCCCACGACGAGGCAAATCCCTGGCGCCAGGCCACAGAAAGGGAACCTgaccgccgaggacggcctgGTCTATCCCAGCATCGTAATTCCGGCTCCGCGGAGGCTCCTGGCGTTCTCGATTTTGAGCCAGGCCACGAGCACGGGCGCGATTCTCACAAAATgttggagggcggcggtccGCATTCGCCtccgttgttgttggcgccTCCCCGAACTCGCATGGAGGAGGCCCAATACCTGGTAGCGGGGATGCTTGAGCGCATGCTCAACACTGTTGGTCTCAGACCCGAGTTCGTGAGCTACGTGGTCCGACTAGGGCTTTTTCTTTTGAAGATGGCTACTTTGGggcggccgtgctggccgtATGCTGCCAGACTCGAA CGAACTGACTCATGCGTCTATGGAGACCCCCCAGCGCTCGTTATGCAACAAGCAGGCCAGGGACAACAATTATTATAA
- the IKS1 gene encoding putative serine/threonine-protein kinase iks1, variant 5 (COG:T~EggNog:ENOG503NXZF) has protein sequence MLRAGNHSFHSANGPPSPVRRLAQSALVSDHSRDSTPVAESVGDDAEFLSSAPGVGQAEGSRIRREAFSPNYFKTFFVEETVLGRGGKGVVLLVRHEIDGCQLGHFACKRVPVGDDHAWLEKVLIEVELLAKLSHPNLVSYRHVWLEDVQLTRFGPSVACAFILQQYCNSGDLHQYVVGGVPREATKEELKAQMRRRSKGQAELPRNLLNSRPQLSFEDIYSLFKDVTSGVAYLHAANYIHRDLKPSNCLLHKEGGKMRCLISDFGEVQPENVVRKSTGSTGTISYCAPEVLKMDATGQYGNFTTKSDMFSLGMILYFMCFGRLPYQGANAIQEELEDIDQLRDEIMDWKGFQDERRERPDLPPRLYKLLKKLLSLDPAERPSANEVLTAMRSETNFDGVTRGDRAPNATPLRGMRVQNLDSPVSAGTPVPDPRKERPLSGDNSHDEANPWRQATEREPDRRGRPGLSQHRNSGSAEAPGVLDFEPGHEHGRDSHKMLEGGGPHSPPLLLAPPRTRMEEAQYLVAGMLERMLNTVGLRPEFVSYVVRLGLFLLKMATLGRPCWPYAARLESRHEHDFTCVSFCCSLAGAKVECSVCRCSRR, from the exons ATGCTCCGTGCTGGCAACCACAGCTTCCACAGTGCAAACGGTCCTCCCAGCCCAGTCCGTAGGCTCGCCCAGTCCGCCCTTGTGAGCGACCACTCCCGCGACTCGACACCCGTCGCCGAGTccgtcggtgacgatgccgagtTCCTCTCCAGCGCCCCGGGCGTGGGCCAGGCCGAAGGCAGCAGGATTCGCCGCGAAGCCTTTAGCCCCAACTACTTCAAAACCTTCTTTGTAGAGGAaaccgtcctcggccgtggaGGCAAGGGCGTTGTCCTGCTTGTCAGGCACGAAATCGACGGCTGTCAGCTTGGTCATTTCGCCTGTAAACGCGTtcccgtcggcgacgaccacgCCTGGCTCGAGAAGGTCCTCATCGAGGTCGAACTGCTCGCCAAGCTGTCCCACCCGAACCTCGTGTCGTATCGTCACGTCTGGCTCGAGGACGTCCAGCTCACACGGTTCGGCCCCAGCGTCGCCTGCGCCTTCATTCTTCAGCAGTACTGCAACAGCGGCGATCTCCACCAGTacgttgttggcggcgtccCCAGGGAAGCcaccaaggaggagctcaaggcccagATGCGCCGTCGCTCCAAGGGCCAGGCCGAGCTGCCTCGCAATCTCCTCAACAGCAGGCCCCAGCTTTCGTTCGAGGATATCTATTCCCTGTTCAAGGACGTAACTTCGGGAGTCGCCTATCTCCACGCCGCCAACTATATCCATCGCGACCTCAAACCGAGTAATTGTCTGCTGCACAAGGAAGGCGGCAAGATGAGGTGCCTCATCAGCGACTTTGGAGAAGTGCAGCCCGAGAATGTCGTCCGCAAGTCCACCGGCTCCACCGGAACAATTTCCTACTGCGCACCGGAGGTCCTCAAGATGGATGCAACCGGCCAGTACGGCAACTTTACCACCAAGTCAGACATGTTCTCTCTGGGCATGATTCTCTACTTCATGTGCTTCGGTCGTCTCCCCTACCAAGGGGCTAACGCCATTCAAGAAGAGCTGGAGGACATTGACCAACTCCGTGACGAGATCATGGACTGGAAGGGCTTCCAGGatgagcgccgcgagcgtcCTGACTTGCCACCCAGACTGTATAAGCTGCTCAAGAAATTGCTTTCACTGGACCCCGCTGAGCGGCCGAGCGCAAATGAGGTATTGACTGCCATGAGGAGCGAGACGAATTTTGATGGCGTCACCAGGGGAGACAGGGCTCCGAACGCGACTCCGCTGCGAGGCATGCGAGTTCAAAATCTTGACTCGCCCGTTTCTGCCGGGACACCGGTACCAG ATCCTCGTAAGGAGCGGCCCCTTAGTGGCGACAATTCCCACGACGAGGCAAATCCCTGGCGCCAGGCCACAGAAAGGGAACCTgaccgccgaggacggcctgGTCTATCCCAGCATCGTAATTCCGGCTCCGCGGAGGCTCCTGGCGTTCTCGATTTTGAGCCAGGCCACGAGCACGGGCGCGATTCTCACAAAATgttggagggcggcggtccGCATTCGCCtccgttgttgttggcgccTCCCCGAACTCGCATGGAGGAGGCCCAATACCTGGTAGCGGGGATGCTTGAGCGCATGCTCAACACTGTTGGTCTCAGACCCGAGTTCGTGAGCTACGTGGTCCGACTAGGGCTTTTTCTTTTGAAGATGGCTACTTTGGggcggccgtgctggccgtATGCTGCCAGACTCGAA TCTCGGCACGAGCATGACTTTACTTGCGTTTCATTTTGCTGTTCTCTGGCTGGCGCAAAGGTGGAATGCTCTGTGTGTCGCTGTTCCAGGAGATGA